A DNA window from Hordeum vulgare subsp. vulgare chromosome 1H, MorexV3_pseudomolecules_assembly, whole genome shotgun sequence contains the following coding sequences:
- the LOC123408642 gene encoding importin subunit beta-1-like, with protein sequence MDITQILLAAQSPDGNLRSVAEGSLKLFQEQNLPRFLLSLSVELSNDERPPESRRLAGIILKNLLDAKDCSRKELLAQQWVSLDLSIKSRIKESLLLTLGSSVPDARQASSQVIAKVASIEMPRREWQDLIAKLLGNMTQQGASAPLKQATLEALGYVCEEISPEHLEQDQVNAVLTAVVQGMNQTELSVEVRLSAVKALYNALYFADSNFANEMERNYILKVICETAVSNEVEIRQAAFECLVAIASIYYMHLEPYMQTVFNLTSNTVKGDEESVALQAIEFWSTICDEEIQLQEEYEGYDDANSSANFRFIEKALSSLVPMLLETLLKQEEDEEQDDNVWNISMSGGTCLGLIAKAVGDAIVPLVMPFVEANITNPDWHCREAATFAFGSILDGPSLPKLAPLVHAGLNFLLNAMKDPNSQVKGTTAWTLGRVFEFLHSPTSGNPIVTSGNLTRIMTVLLESSKDVPNVAEKVCGAIYFLAQGYENTVDSVSSVLTPYLPSVITALLSASDCADTAHFRLRSSAYEALNEIVRVTNIDETSSIIGQLLQEVMRRLNLTFDLEIFSSGDKENQSDLQALLCGVLQVIVPKLSNSDAESIITQNADQLMFLFLRVFACHSSTVHEEAMLAIGVLADAIGPDFVKYMPEFFKYLEAGLHNHEEYQVCSISVGVVGDICRTLEDKVLPFCDGIMTVLLKDLSNPTLNRSVKPPIFSCFGDIALAIGGNFEKYLPYAIPMLQGAAELVAVLDQSDDDMVHYGNQLRRGIFEAYSGILQGIKGPKAQLMVPCATHLLQFTEAVYKDGSRDESVTKAAVAVLGDLADTLGPVSKDLFRSHLFHVEFFRECLDSDEEVRETASWAQGMINQAVVA encoded by the exons ATGGATATCACTCAGATTCTCCTAGCCGCGCAATCTCCGGACGGTAACCTTCGGTCGGTAGCAGAAGGCAGCCTTAAGCTGTTCCAGGAGCAGAATCTTCCCAGGTTCCTGCTCTCCTTATCAGTGGAGCTCTCGAATGACGAAAGGCCGCCAGAATCTAGAAGACTTGCTGGCATCATCCTTAAGAATTTGTTGGATGCCAAGGATTGTTCAAGGAAGGAGCTACTTGCTCAGCAATGGGTCAGCCTGGACTTGTCGATCAAATCAAGAATTAAGGAATCGTTGCTGCTAACACTAGGATCTTCGGTGCCTGATGCAAGGCAGGCCTCATCACAGGTTATTGCAAAGGTTGCCTCCATTGAGATGCCCCGTCGTGAATGGCAAGACCTCATTGCCAAGTTATTGGGAAATATGACACAGCAGGGTGCATCTGCGCCACTGAAGCAAGCAACTCTAGAGGCGCTGGGGTATGTCTGCGAGGAGATTTCTCCTGAGCACTTGGAGCAGGATCAAGTCAATGCTGTTCTGACTGCTGTGGTCCAGGGAATGAACCAGACAGAGCTAAGTGTTGAAGTCCGTCTTTCAGCAGTTAAAGCTCTATATAACGCTCTTTATTTTGCTGATAGCAACTTTGCAAATGAGATGGAGAGGAACTATATATTGAAGGTAATATGTGAGACTGCTGTATCTAATGAAGTGGAGATCAGACAGGCAGCTTTTGAATGCCTTGTTGCAATTGCATCCATATATTATATGCACTTGGAACCTTATATGCAAACTGTATTTAACCTGACGTCTAACACTGTCAAAGGAGATGAGGAATCAGTTGCACTTCAAGCTATTGAATTCTGGAGCACAATTTGTGATGAAGAGATTCAACTCCAAGAAGAATATGAGGGATATGACGATGCCAACTCTAGTGCAAATTTTCGCTTTATAGAAAAGGCACTCTCTTCACTTGTTCCAATGCTGCTCGAAACTCTGTTGAAgcaagaggaagatgaagagcaagATGACAATGTGTGGAACATTTCCATGAGTGGTGGGACGTGCCTTGGACTCATCGCTAAAGCCGTCGGTGACGCGATTGTCCCTCTTGTCATGCCATTTGTTGAGGCTAACATCACAAATCCAGATTGGCATTGTCGTGAGGCAGCTACTTTTGCATTTGGTTCTATCCTTGATGGTCCTTCTCTTCCGAAACTTGCTCCACTGGTACATGCTGGACTTAATTTCCTGCTCAATGCAATGAAAGATCCCAACAGCCAGGTAAAAGGCACCACTGCATGGACTCTTGGGCGTGTGTTTGAATTTTTGCATTCTCCAACCAGTGGGAATCCGATTGTAACAAGTGGAAACCTTACGCGTATCATGACAGTATTGCTGGAGAGTAGTAAGGATGTTCCAAATGTGGCTGAGAAAGTCTGTGGAGCTATATATTTTCTTGCTCAAGGTTATGAAAATACAGTAGATTCAGTCTCTTCTGTGCTTACACCTTATCTTCCTAGTGTCATCACCGCTCTCCTTTCTGCTTCAGACTGTGCTGACACGGCCCATTTTAGGCTTCGTTCATCTGCTTATGAAGCGTTGAATGAGATTGTGAGAGTCACCAACATAGATGAAACTTCAAGCATTATAGGCCAGTTATTGCAGGAGGTCATGAGAAGATTGAACTTGACATTTGATCTTGAAATATTTTCATCAGGCGACAAGGAGAACCAGAGTGACCTGCAGGCTTTGCTGTGTGGTGTACTGCAGGTCATCGTCCCGAAACTGAGCAACTCAGATGCGGAGTCCATTATCACCCAGAATGCTGATCagttgatgtttctatttctccgTGTTTTTGCTTGCCACAGTTCTACTGTACATGAAGAAGCAATGCTTGCCATTGGTGTTCTGGCTGATGCCATTGGTCCAGATTTTGTTAAATATATGCCGGAGTTTTTCAAGTACCTTGAAGCAGGCTTGCACAATCATGAAGAATACCAAGTATGCTCCATTTCTGTTGGAGTGGTGGGTGACATTTGCCGTACCCTAGAAGATAAAGTGTTGCCATTCTGTGATGGAATTATGACTGTTCTCCTCAAGGATCTTTCAAATCCAACGCTCAACCGGTCTGTCAAACCTCCCATTTTCTCATGCTTTGGAGACATTGCTCTTGCCATTGGCGGGAATTTTGAGAAATACCTGCCATATGCCATACCAATGCTTCAAGGAGCTGCTGAGCTTGTTGCTGTTTTGGATCAAAGTGATGATGATATGGTTCACTATGGTAATCAGCTCAGAAGGGGAATATTTGAGGCTTACTCTGGCATATTACAGGGTATAAAAGGCCCAAAAGCTCAGCTGATGGTACCTTGTGCAACCCACCTATTGCAGTTCACGGAAGCTGTCTACAAGGATGGGAGCAG GGATGAGAGTGTGACAAAGGCTGCAGTGGCAGTCCTTGGTGATCTTGCGGATACACTTGGCCCGGTATCAAAAGATTTGTTCAGGAGCCACCTCTTCCATGTCGAGTTCTTCAGGGAGTGCCTTGATTCAGACGAAGAAGTCAGGGAGACTGCATCGTGGGCGCAGGGAATGATAAACCAAGCAGTGGTCGCGTGA